Proteins found in one Physeter macrocephalus isolate SW-GA chromosome 17, ASM283717v5, whole genome shotgun sequence genomic segment:
- the LOC102978257 gene encoding Friend virus susceptibility protein 1-like — MAGQGDRCYTYTELLAIARRFRQNPNELMITWILRVYDQGGLALALNSRELVMLGDLTGDAVFNYRCKALRGDGKTLLAWLLLAWRQRWESFLHFEGTELPFRPWTTMEEGIQLVRELGMLDWIYREPPPLPEPEWLVPEDVPFTQGLQRRLLTAAPSELRLSLVGLLVKGVTVLEAVMVIQTVADVGLLWRQSQPGRARLMLGPNPTRKDLMGWLLSHGMPKERVDKQPTKVLLELYIQEARRSHARDASAPGEEQPPCPPYSDQACGAEPPVRHD; from the coding sequence CACGTACACCGAGCTCCTGGCCATCGCCCGGCGCTTCCGGCAGAACCCCAACGAGCTCATGATCACGTGGATCCTGCGGGTGTATGACCAGGggggcctggccctggccctgaaTTCCAGGGAGTTGGTGATGCTGGGCGACCTGACCGGCGATGCCGTCTTCAACTACCGCTGCAAGGCCCTGCGGGGCGACGGCAAGACGCTGCTGGCCTGGCTGCTGCTGGCCTGGCGCCAGCGCTGGGAGTCCTTCCTGCACTTCGAGGGCACCGAGCTGCCCTTCCGACCCTGGACCACCATGGAGGAGGGCATCCAGCTGGTGCGAGAGCTGGGCATGCTCGACTGGATCTACCGCGAGCCGCCGCCGCTCCCCGAGCCTGAGTGGCTGGTGCCCGAGGACGTGCCCTTCACGCAGGGCCTGCAGCGGCGCCTGCTGACGGCCGCGCCCTCTGAGCTGCGGCTCTCGCTGGTCGGCCTGCTGGTCAAGGGCGTGACGGTGCTGGAGGCGGTGATGGTGATCCAGACCGTCGCCGACGTGGGCCTGCTCTGGCGCCAGAGCCAGCCGGGCCGCGCCAGGCTCATGCTGGGGCCCAACCCGACGCGCAAGGACCTCATGGGCTGGCTGCTGAGCCACGGCATGCCCAAGGAGCGGGTGGACAAGCAGCCCACCAAGGTCCTCCTGGAGCTGTACATCCAAGAGGCCAGGCGCAGCCACGCCCGCGACGCGTCCGCGCCCGGAGAGGAGCAGCCCCCGTGTCCGCCGTACTCCGACCAAGCCTGCGGGGCGGAGCctcccgtgcgccacgactag
- the ACP4 gene encoding LOW QUALITY PROTEIN: testicular acid phosphatase (The sequence of the model RefSeq protein was modified relative to this genomic sequence to represent the inferred CDS: inserted 2 bases in 2 codons), translated as MVTPRLTKALRDRALRGGVLGPALLGGVAEAGVMSRWGCGADSGPSSASGCVEMAGPGFRGHPAGLLLLLLLPQTLTEGPLVFVAVVFRHGDRAPLASYPTDPHKEAVSTLWPRGLGQLTGEGVRQQLELGRFLSSRYEDFLSPEYRQEEVYIRSTDFDRTLESAQANLAGLFPEAAPGRSEATWRPXPVHTVPVTEDKLLRFPTRSCPRYRELLREATEAAEYQTALEGWTDFLTHLENCTGLSLVGEPLRRAWKVLDTLICQQAHGLPLPSWASPDVLQTLAQLSALDTGAHVGPPGAAEKAQLSGGILLDAILGNFSRVQHLGLPLKMVMYSAHDSTLLALQGAPGLYDGHTPPYAACLGFEFRRRLGDPDDDAGNVTISLFYRNDSAGLPLTLSLPGCPAACPLGGFRQLTXPARPPAHGIPCRGSHEPATPAATVVPPLAGAGAVLAALSMGLGQLACRAGCLRAWGGPV; from the exons ATGGTGACTCCAAGGCTGACAAAGGCCCTGCGGGATCGGGCTCTGCGGGGAGGCGTGCTGGGACCTGCTCTTCTGGGGGGCGTTGCTGAGGCGGGGGTAATGAGCAGGTGGGGTTGCGGCGCAGACAGTGGGCCGAGCTCAGCGTCTGGCTGTGTGGAAATGGCCGGGCCAGGGTTTCGGGGCCACCCTGCTGGActtctgctgctgctactgctaccCCAGACCCTGACAGAGGGACCCCTGGTCTTTGTGGCTGTG GTGTTCCGCCATGGCGACCGGGCCCCGCTGGCCTCCTATCCCACTGACCCACACAAGGAGGCTGTATCTACCCTGTGGCCACGTGGCCTGGGCCAGCTGACCGGG GAAGGGGTCCGCCAGCAGCTGGAGCTGGGCCGCTTCCTGAGCAGTCGCTACGAGGATTTTCTGAGCCCCGAGTACCGGCAGGAGGAG GTGTACATTCGCAGCACAGACTTTGACCGGACCCTGGAGAGCGCTCAGGCCAACCTAGCGGGGCTGTTCCCTGAGGCCGCCCCAGGGCGCTCCGAGGCCACCTGGAGGC ACCCTGTGCACACGGTGCCCGTCACTGAGGACAAG CTGCTGAGGTTCCCTACACGCAGCTGTCCCCGATACCGGGAGCTGCTGAGGGAGGCCACGGAGGCCGCCGAGTACCAGACGGCCCTAGAGGGTTGGACG GACTTCTTGACTCACCTGGAGAACTGCACGGGGCTGTCGCTGGTCGGGGAGCCGCTCCGCAGGGCGTGGAAAGTTCTGGACACTCTTATTTGCCAG caaGCCCACGGTCTCCCCCTCCCATCCTGGGCCTCCCCGGATGTCCTGCAGACACTAGCTCAGCTCTCGGCTTTGGATACTGGGGCACACGTGGGCCCACCCGGGGCGGCAGAGAAGGCCCAGCTGTCTGGGG GAATCCTGCTGGATGCCATCCTTGGCAACTTCTCTCGGGTGCAGCACTTGGGGCTGCCCCTCAAGATGGTTATGTATTCGGCT CACGACAGCACTCTCCTGGCCCTCCAGGGGGCCCCGGGTCTCTATGACGGGCACACACCGCCTTATGCCGCCTGCCTCGGCTTTGAGTTCCGGAGGCGCCTTGGGGACCCGGATGACGACGCAG ggaaTGTCACCATCTCCCTCTTCTACCGCAACGACTCTGCTGGCTTACCCTTGACCCTCAGCCTCCCCGGGTGCCCGGCCGCCTGCCCCTTAGGTGGCTTCCGCCAGCTGA ACCCCGCCCGGCCTCCGGCTCACGGGATCCCCTGCCGTGGCTCCCACGAGCCCGCCACCCCCGCAG CCACCGTGGTGCCCCcgctggctggggctggggccgtGCTGGCAGCCCTCAGCATGGGGCTGGGCCAGCTGGCCTGCAGAGCCGGCTGCCTGCGGGCCTGGGGGGGCCCCGTGTGA
- the GPR32 gene encoding LOW QUALITY PROTEIN: probable G-protein coupled receptor 32 (The sequence of the model RefSeq protein was modified relative to this genomic sequence to represent the inferred CDS: inserted 3 bases in 2 codons; deleted 2 bases in 1 codon; substituted 2 bases at 2 genomic stop codons), with protein MECLHQLTTVLMSVSFVVGVVVNGLVLWMTVFRMPRTFTTTWLFDLALADFTVLLSLLFTIQSVAIGQWLLNDVACKLYMAFLALSFFTSICLLVPISLDRCISVLYPIXSXNHCTVQQASWLXLAAVTCSPYLIFQTTEEQKGCVYCCFNIDIENKGKENPAPRIGSEXVLKRKMTVAIIHFLLGFLVPLAIISTCAHLICTKLQQEGWVRASQPKRLLFVLVSAFFISWFLFNMALLVRLRQPQNEPDPKMLLILWATFSLGCFNSCLNPFLYVFIGRDCQGKFFQSLPFALARAFGEEGFFSACPQGEAPRV; from the exons ATGGAGTGCCTCCACCAGCTGACCACAGTTCTCATGTCTGTGTCCTTTGTGGTTGGTGTAGTGGTGAATGGGCTGGTGCTCTGGATGACTGTTTTCCGAATGCCGCGAACTTTTACTACCACCTGGCTCTTCGACCTGGCCCTTGCCGACTTCACTGTCTTACTGTCCCTGCTTTTCACCATACAGAGTGTAGCAATTGGCCAGTGGCTCCTCAACGATGTGGCCTGCAAGCTTTACATGGCCTTCTTGGCCCTCAGCTTCTTTACCAGCATCTGCCTCTTGGTCCCCATCTCTCTGGACCGTTGCATCTCTGTCCTCTACCCCATCTGATCCTGAAACCACTGCACTGTGCAGCAAGctagctggct gctggctgctgTCACTTGCTCTCCATACTTGATTTTCCAGACCACTGAAGAACAGAAAGGATGTGTCTACTGCTGCTTCAATATTGACATAGAGAATAAGGGGAAGGAGAATCCAGCTCCCAGGATAGGAAGTG TGGTTTTGAAGAGGAAAATGACCGTGGCCATCATTCACTTCCTGCTGGGTTTCTTGGTGCCCTTGGCGATCATCAGTACCTGTGCCCACCTCATCTGCACCAAGCTCCAGCAGGAGGGCTGGGTCCGTGCCAGCCAGCCAAAGAGGTTGCTCTTTGTGCTGGTGAGTGCCTTTTTCATTTCCTGGTTCCTGTTTAACATGGCTCTCTTGGTCCGATTGCGGCAACCGCAGAACGAACCTGACCCTAAGATGTTGCTCATCCTCTGGGCTACCTTCTCCCTGGGCTGTTTCAACAGCTGCCTCAACCCTTTCCTCTATGTCTTCATTGGCAGAGATTGCCAAGGAAAGTTTTTCCAGTCTTTGCCTTTTGCCTTGGCCAGAGCATTTGGTGAGGAGGGGTTTTTC TCAGCCTGTCCCCAAGGTGAAGCCCCCAGGGTATGA